A genome region from Haloarcula ordinaria includes the following:
- a CDS encoding CPBP family intramembrane glutamic endopeptidase, whose translation MTERPAATDRWRVASVIQSHPVIGFFTLALALTWSAWIPLFLIVPSPTSVVMMPGAFGPALAAALVLWLRGASVRDWLVAGLEWQIGSKWYLVALGLPVGLALSLGAGLVVVTGQLRLARLAQAVTMYPVLILLTTVLGGGQEEFGWRGFALPALQSRFDALTASIVIGIVWAAWHLPAFVFEIPGYTGSFAVYALLVVGISIILTWLYNNTGGSILLAMLTHGGVNAAPSIGATLGGELPTSSVSPYVLLGAAVWIVALALLFRYGPETLSAGPAVSTIAQDTAERTTEVSV comes from the coding sequence ATGACAGAAAGACCCGCAGCAACCGACCGTTGGCGCGTCGCATCGGTTATCCAATCACACCCGGTGATCGGGTTCTTCACGCTCGCACTCGCTCTTACGTGGAGCGCGTGGATTCCGTTATTCCTGATCGTTCCATCTCCAACGAGTGTCGTGATGATGCCGGGTGCGTTCGGACCCGCGCTTGCTGCAGCGTTGGTGCTTTGGCTTCGCGGTGCGTCAGTTCGAGACTGGCTGGTTGCAGGACTGGAATGGCAGATTGGGAGCAAGTGGTATCTGGTCGCTTTGGGACTGCCAGTCGGGCTTGCACTCTCACTCGGGGCTGGACTAGTTGTTGTTACCGGCCAGCTTCGGCTAGCCCGTCTCGCACAAGCGGTAACGATGTATCCCGTGCTGATACTTCTCACCACGGTACTGGGCGGTGGGCAGGAGGAATTCGGCTGGCGTGGGTTTGCACTCCCCGCCTTGCAGTCCCGCTTCGACGCTTTGACTGCGAGTATCGTTATCGGCATCGTCTGGGCAGCGTGGCATCTACCTGCGTTCGTCTTCGAGATTCCAGGGTACACCGGGTCGTTCGCAGTCTACGCGCTTCTCGTCGTGGGAATCTCGATCATTCTCACTTGGCTGTACAACAATACGGGCGGCAGCATCCTCCTGGCAATGCTTACGCATGGCGGCGTCAACGCCGCTCCGAGCATCGGAGCCACGCTTGGTGGAGAACTACCAACGTCGAGTGTCTCGCCGTATGTGCTTCTTGGTGCGGCGGTCTGGATCGTCGCACTGGCCTTGTTATTCCGGTACGGCCCTGAAACACTCTCGGCGGGACCCGCGGTCTCGACCATCGCCCAGGACACAGCGGAGAGAACCACGGAGGTCTCGGTATGA
- a CDS encoding DUF7521 family protein produces the protein MNDIPPIVIVLKTATLLIGGFITYIAASAARKTGWEGLSYLAVGFGTVTLGSLLAGIADQLLLISTHNALIVENTMATVGFAIIGYSLYATRRSSGGI, from the coding sequence ATGAACGACATCCCACCCATCGTCATTGTACTCAAGACAGCGACGCTACTGATTGGCGGCTTTATCACGTACATCGCGGCAAGCGCCGCCCGGAAAACCGGCTGGGAGGGGCTCTCATACCTCGCAGTCGGGTTTGGAACAGTTACCTTAGGCTCGCTGCTGGCTGGTATCGCTGACCAACTCCTCCTTATCAGTACCCACAACGCCTTAATCGTCGAAAATACGATGGCAACTGTGGGCTTCGCCATCATCGGCTACTCGCTGTATGCTACCCGACGGTCCTCGGGAGGGATCTGA
- a CDS encoding halocyanin domain-containing protein — MNSNTANIKEWALDFRFWNAAPRSCVNLTKELIAMPRSPDRRRFLQSTALAGLAATAGCLSVASSSESSPGDEAATANPTDSPVAADGNVSSDSTCQVTDTPSQLTPPESLDDWLADANGYDGEPTRKAGSQVDIRVGESVDGEMAFAPAVIEVAPMTRVTWDWTGHGGQHNVVALDSTFDSGQPNAQAGTSYEYIFDETGEYPFVSEPDLESGMKGAVLVREPPSTGNQTVDMWMRDVENFDGTVTDRTGSSVVTITVGVEGNGGSFGFAPPVLRVTTGTTVNFEWTGDGGAHNVVFENAGIHSGEVTHEPGIHFQHTFEERGTYRYTCQPHSALGQKGAIIVD, encoded by the coding sequence TTGAACAGTAACACCGCCAATATAAAAGAGTGGGCGCTGGATTTCAGATTCTGGAATGCAGCGCCGCGCTCTTGTGTCAATCTGACAAAAGAACTAATTGCAATGCCACGGTCCCCTGATCGACGACGCTTCCTCCAGAGTACCGCCCTCGCAGGTCTCGCGGCCACAGCGGGGTGTCTATCGGTCGCCAGTAGCAGTGAATCCAGCCCAGGAGACGAAGCGGCGACAGCCAATCCTACTGACAGCCCCGTTGCCGCCGACGGCAACGTATCCTCGGACAGCACGTGCCAGGTGACGGACACGCCTTCCCAGTTGACTCCGCCGGAATCACTGGACGACTGGCTCGCAGACGCCAACGGCTACGACGGCGAGCCGACACGGAAGGCTGGTTCCCAGGTGGACATCCGTGTTGGTGAGTCGGTCGACGGCGAGATGGCTTTCGCACCGGCAGTCATCGAGGTCGCACCGATGACTCGCGTCACTTGGGATTGGACCGGTCACGGCGGCCAGCATAATGTCGTCGCACTCGACAGCACGTTCGACAGCGGCCAGCCGAACGCACAAGCGGGAACCTCGTACGAGTACATCTTCGACGAAACCGGCGAATACCCGTTCGTATCCGAACCGGATCTGGAAAGCGGGATGAAAGGCGCAGTCCTCGTTCGCGAACCACCGTCTACCGGTAACCAAACGGTCGACATGTGGATGCGGGACGTCGAAAACTTTGACGGGACAGTGACTGACCGGACCGGTTCCAGCGTCGTGACGATTACGGTCGGCGTCGAGGGTAACGGTGGTTCCTTCGGGTTCGCTCCGCCCGTGCTGAGAGTCACGACCGGGACCACCGTCAACTTCGAATGGACCGGCGATGGCGGTGCCCACAACGTCGTGTTCGAGAACGCTGGTATCCATTCGGGTGAGGTCACCCACGAACCCGGCATCCACTTCCAGCATACCTTCGAGGAACGTGGAACGTATCGCTACACCTGCCAACCCCACAGCGCACTCGGCCAGAAAGGCGCAATCATCGTTGACTAA
- a CDS encoding NAD(P)-dependent alcohol dehydrogenase, translating to MDEVEIPTPSDDEVLVRVRARSVNAGDWHLMRGTPFLVRLVYGGYRNPKFPVLGVDIAGHVDAVGKNVAGLKPGDEVVADLSENGFGAFAEYVCVPETIIVTKPAGVSFEAAAAAPTAGVAALQALRDSGQLQAGERVLINGASGGVGTFAVQIAKFLGATVTAVCSTGKMEIVRSIGADHVIDYTQEDFTESANQYDLILDAAGSHSMREYARVLHPTGRYVFVGGPTRRFVTALLAGPVLSVLGRKRFQTFMLKPDRDDLAFVIELLDAGDVEPVIDRRFGLPEVPEAIRYLEAGRATGKVVVT from the coding sequence ATGGACGAGGTGGAGATACCCACGCCCAGCGACGACGAGGTCCTGGTCCGGGTCCGGGCACGGTCCGTCAACGCTGGTGATTGGCACCTGATGCGCGGGACGCCGTTCCTCGTCCGCCTCGTGTACGGTGGGTATCGCAACCCGAAGTTTCCGGTTCTGGGCGTCGATATCGCGGGACATGTGGACGCCGTCGGCAAGAACGTCGCTGGCCTCAAGCCGGGTGACGAGGTCGTCGCCGACCTCTCTGAGAACGGGTTTGGCGCATTCGCCGAGTACGTCTGTGTCCCGGAGACGATAATCGTAACAAAGCCGGCAGGGGTCTCGTTCGAAGCGGCAGCGGCGGCCCCGACGGCGGGCGTCGCCGCCTTACAGGCACTCCGGGATTCTGGACAGCTCCAAGCGGGTGAGCGGGTCCTCATCAATGGCGCGTCCGGTGGCGTGGGGACCTTCGCCGTGCAGATCGCCAAGTTCCTCGGGGCAACGGTCACGGCGGTCTGTAGCACTGGAAAGATGGAGATCGTTCGCTCGATCGGAGCGGATCACGTCATCGATTACACGCAGGAGGATTTCACCGAAAGCGCGAACCAGTACGATCTCATCCTGGACGCGGCAGGCTCCCATTCGATGAGAGAGTACGCGCGTGTCCTTCACCCGACGGGACGATACGTCTTCGTTGGGGGACCCACGCGACGATTCGTGACCGCGCTCCTCGCGGGTCCCGTTCTCTCTGTGCTGGGCAGAAAACGGTTCCAGACCTTCATGCTGAAGCCCGACCGGGACGATTTAGCATTCGTGATCGAGCTCCTCGACGCCGGTGATGTCGAACCGGTCATCGATCGACGGTTTGGCTTGCCCGAGGTTCCAGAGGCGATTCGGTATCTCGAAGCAGGCCGTGCTACCGGGAAGGTTGTCGTTACATAG
- a CDS encoding DUF7521 family protein produces the protein MRKPIVEIILQTTGQPAGDVRLALQAYELVGAALGVFIAYLAYRGYRRNDSRPMLFVSLGFVLALGMPLVITLVYFALPITGWQVPLQVIIQTVEIVGLLCIIYGLRL, from the coding sequence ATGCGAAAACCGATTGTCGAGATCATCCTACAGACGACGGGGCAACCGGCGGGTGACGTTCGACTCGCGCTCCAAGCCTACGAACTCGTCGGCGCAGCACTCGGTGTATTCATCGCGTATCTGGCCTACCGTGGGTACCGCCGGAACGACAGTCGCCCGATGTTGTTCGTCTCGCTCGGATTCGTTCTCGCACTCGGGATGCCGCTCGTGATTACGCTAGTCTACTTCGCCTTGCCAATTACCGGCTGGCAGGTACCCCTCCAGGTCATTATTCAAACAGTTGAAATCGTTGGCCTCCTCTGTATCATCTACGGCCTCCGATTGTAG
- a CDS encoding DUF4386 domain-containing protein → MATTTADSVGVQQTPNERTLPTKTIARITGLLYLVIFVTAGFSEGFVRASLIVPGDATTTAANIIAAEELFRLGIVSDLIAFAADAVVAVLLYVLLRPVSRTIALIAASLRLIAHPAIASINMLNQYMALQLLSGDEYLTAFTPDQIDALALLFLTAHSYGYLIGGIFFGLHLLVLGYLLYKSSLFPAILGGLIAIAAIGYLTESFTFFLVPTYEPIASTVVLVTAVLGEIVLALYLVVKGVRTDQSVTSEAA, encoded by the coding sequence ATGGCAACCACAACCGCCGATTCCGTCGGTGTCCAGCAGACGCCGAACGAGCGAACACTTCCGACCAAGACGATCGCCCGAATAACTGGGCTCCTCTATCTGGTGATCTTCGTCACCGCCGGCTTCAGCGAGGGATTTGTTCGCGCCTCGCTCATCGTCCCTGGCGATGCGACGACGACTGCCGCGAATATCATCGCCGCGGAGGAACTGTTTCGGCTCGGCATCGTCAGCGACTTGATCGCCTTTGCTGCTGACGCCGTCGTCGCTGTCCTGCTCTACGTCCTCCTCAGACCAGTGAGCCGAACGATTGCACTGATAGCCGCATCCTTACGGCTGATCGCCCATCCCGCGATAGCGAGCATCAACATGCTCAATCAGTACATGGCACTCCAGCTCTTGAGCGGGGACGAGTACCTGACTGCCTTCACTCCTGACCAGATTGACGCGCTCGCCTTACTCTTCCTCACCGCTCACAGCTACGGCTACCTGATCGGCGGGATATTCTTCGGACTGCACCTCCTGGTCTTGGGATACCTGCTCTACAAGTCCAGCCTCTTTCCAGCGATTCTCGGCGGATTGATCGCCATCGCAGCAATCGGCTACCTGACGGAGAGCTTCACGTTCTTCCTCGTCCCAACGTACGAACCGATCGCCTCGACGGTCGTCCTCGTGACCGCTGTCCTCGGTGAAATCGTCCTCGCGCTCTATCTCGTCGTGAAGGGCGTCAGGACTGATCAGTCTGTGACCTCGGAGGCAGCCTGA
- a CDS encoding ArsR/SmtB family transcription factor, giving the protein MTGKQAAETELQAVLETLADPKCREILEELEAKHSSQEISEQCDLPQTTAYRKLEALADAGLVTVGTQVRPDGHHVKTYECEVPGVFVLIDDDTGFDYEFVDGSTSVDQRLAQFWSRISDEL; this is encoded by the coding sequence ATGACCGGCAAGCAGGCCGCCGAAACAGAGTTACAAGCAGTCCTAGAGACGCTTGCGGATCCCAAGTGTCGTGAAATACTTGAGGAACTCGAAGCCAAACACAGCTCACAAGAGATCTCTGAGCAATGTGACCTCCCACAGACGACCGCGTATCGAAAACTCGAAGCCCTGGCAGATGCAGGCCTCGTCACGGTAGGAACCCAGGTACGGCCCGATGGTCACCACGTGAAAACATATGAATGCGAGGTTCCCGGCGTGTTCGTCCTGATTGATGACGACACAGGATTCGATTACGAGTTCGTCGACGGATCTACCAGCGTGGACCAGCGGCTCGCACAGTTCTGGTCACGTATCAGTGATGAACTATGA
- a CDS encoding DUF5518 domain-containing protein, protein MLGIALVIGHRQARNERHSTPHWILGVAGALISSLLSFIPLSPILGGAAAGYLNPNPESSGLGIGTTAGVFGSLPLLVVIIFASVGLILSVPSETAAAAVTAVGIVLFLILPYFVGLSAIGGYLGGWIRRLRFD, encoded by the coding sequence TTGCTCGGAATCGCCCTCGTGATCGGTCACCGTCAGGCTCGAAATGAACGTCACAGCACTCCACACTGGATTCTGGGGGTAGCCGGCGCTCTAATTAGCTCGCTCCTCAGTTTCATACCGCTATCGCCTATTCTAGGTGGGGCAGCCGCCGGCTATCTCAATCCGAATCCGGAGTCGAGCGGTCTCGGTATCGGAACAACCGCTGGGGTATTCGGAAGCTTGCCGCTGTTGGTGGTCATAATTTTCGCAAGCGTTGGACTGATACTGAGCGTTCCCAGCGAGACCGCGGCTGCAGCCGTTACAGCCGTCGGTATTGTCCTGTTCCTGATATTACCCTATTTCGTCGGGTTGAGCGCCATCGGCGGCTATCTCGGCGGCTGGATCCGACGACTCAGGTTCGATTGA
- a CDS encoding DUF5518 domain-containing protein produces the protein MSRSGPLRRGVSPTWRCALLGGIVSIPLTVGLYWLSGMGNELSLNMVFVGGLIAGFLAKTRVTDADGAAAGLRAGIVGAVPGLWFLVGVFEAATVFSGPLWFRTAALFLVVGTVAVVLFGLGALVGFLGAKVGGWLAGRDLFQRHPFVSD, from the coding sequence ATGTCCCGGAGTGGTCCCCTTCGACGAGGCGTCTCTCCGACGTGGAGATGTGCTCTCCTCGGTGGAATCGTCTCAATCCCCCTCACAGTCGGTCTCTACTGGCTGTCCGGAATGGGAAATGAACTGTCCCTCAATATGGTGTTTGTTGGTGGACTCATCGCGGGGTTTCTCGCGAAAACACGGGTAACTGACGCTGACGGTGCAGCTGCTGGTCTCCGTGCAGGAATTGTCGGAGCCGTCCCTGGGTTGTGGTTTCTCGTCGGTGTGTTTGAGGCTGCCACCGTGTTTTCCGGGCCCCTTTGGTTCCGTACTGCCGCACTCTTCCTCGTCGTCGGGACGGTCGCGGTGGTGCTCTTCGGTCTCGGTGCGCTCGTGGGCTTCCTCGGCGCAAAGGTCGGTGGGTGGCTCGCAGGGAGGGACCTCTTCCAGCGACATCCGTTTGTGAGTGATTGA
- a CDS encoding helix-turn-helix domain-containing protein, whose product MSEDDPGLETVAGLLEDKTVREILIRTSDEPMSARRLKDSCDASGPTIYRRLERLREADLVVEQTRPDPEGGHHRQVYAPNLDRIIVDLNSGTLSVRIERRETMPDRLTRLVEGM is encoded by the coding sequence ATGAGTGAGGATGATCCCGGTTTAGAAACCGTTGCGGGTCTGTTAGAGGACAAAACGGTTCGGGAGATCCTCATCCGAACGAGCGATGAACCCATGTCAGCACGCCGTCTGAAAGACAGCTGCGACGCATCGGGCCCGACGATCTACCGACGTCTCGAACGGCTTCGCGAGGCAGATCTCGTCGTCGAGCAGACGCGTCCGGACCCGGAAGGCGGGCATCATCGACAGGTGTACGCACCGAATCTCGACCGCATCATTGTCGACCTGAATTCTGGAACCCTGTCAGTACGCATCGAGCGGCGTGAGACGATGCCCGACCGCCTCACTCGACTCGTGGAGGGGATGTGA